The nucleotide window GTCTTGCAGTGGAGTCCCCTCTCCCTCAGGAAGCCATCCCCCTCCAAGAAGAGCTGCCCCCTCACCAGGCCCCTGTTGAACAGAAGGAAAGTAAGTGACTGCCTCTCCTCTTCACCCTCCCCACTGATGCGCGTGCGCTTTGggggctctgccactcactcgCTGTATAACCTTGGGTAAGTTATCTCcccaagccttagtttcctcatctgggaaaatGGGGAAACAAGACCTCTTTTATAAAGTTATGAGATTAAGTGGCATAAAAGGcgcattttgttttctcttgtgtcTGTACTGACTTCCTCTTTATGAGTGGCAACTGGCCACGTCCCCCTCTTCTAGTCCATCCCAACATGGCTTCTGTTTACACATCTGCTTCCACCCTAGTAGACCCACCTTTCCCACATCAGGAGGAAATGACCTTCCCATCtaagcagagagagggtgagtgacaGCTCTGGTCTGTCCGTGCCCCTGATTTAGTGCTcagggccctggggtgggaagCCTGAAGCTTGGGAGGCAGCACAGGGGAGCAGGTCTGACTTGTGGGGACTGTAAGAGTGACACCTTTCATGCCccacttctcttccctttccatcAGCCATTCTGAAGGTAAAAGCCACAAGTTtatgtctgtctctttccccctgTATCCTCCCAACCCTTTCTCCTCAACCCCAAGTTCTTTCAGTCCTCCCAGCTCATCCAGACTTTCTCTATTCCTCTACTCGTTCTCCTTCCCTGTTTTCCCCATTCTAGAAAAGCCTTTCATGGAACATAGCCCCCCAGAGCCTGAGTCTTGGAATCCAGCCCTGCACTGCCAACAGGGCCGGTCCCCAGGGGGCTGGGGCCACCGGCTGGACGGCTTCCCCCCTGGGCGACCTTCTCCAGACAATCTGGACCAGATCTGCCTTCCTACTCGCCAGCATGTGATGTACGGCCCTTGGAACCTACCACATTCTGGCTACTCCCACCTTACTCGCCAGGGTGAGACCCTCAATTTAGTGGAGACTGGATATTCCCGCTGCTGCCGCTGTCACAGCCATGCACACCGCTTGGACTGTGCAAAACTTGTGGTAGGTGTTGGGCTCTTGGTGCTGGGACTTGTCCTTTAACCTCcagacagtgtgtgtgtatgtgtgtgtgtgtgaaggactAGAGGCCTCGGCCTTGGCACGTAGGAACCCCAGGTCCCTTTTGTTGGCCCTACCATGGGCCTCCTTAGTGTGCTGGAAGGGCAGAGAACAGCCTCTGCTTCTTTCTTATCTACCTGCCCAGGGTCCTTTTCTGGAGCCTGGGAGGAGGACAGGAATGTGGACAATGGGCTGCTGGGCTGATCCATCCCTCTTGCTCTAGTGGGAGAACGCAATGATCCGATTCTGTGAGGCCGAGTTCTCGGTCAAGACCCGACCCCACTGGTGCTGCAACCGGCAGGGGGAGGCTCGATTCTCCTGCTTCCAGGAGGAAGCTCCCCGGCCGCACTACCAGCTCCGGGCCTGCCCCAGCCACCAGCCTGGTATTTCCTCGGGCCCCGAGATGCCTTTCCCCCCTGGGGTACCCACTCTGGACAACATCAAGAACATCTGCCACCTAAGACGATTCCGTTCTGTGCCACGCAACCTCCCAGCTACTGACCCCATCCAAAGACAGATGCAGGCATTGATCCGGCTAGAGGGGGAGTTCCAGCGCTGCTGCCGGCAGGGGAACAACCACACCTGTATGTGGAAGGCTGTAAGTGGGCGTCCCAGCCCCCCAAGAGCCTGTCTGCCTGCCCACCCATCTCCGACCTCTGATCCTGCCGGTCCATCCATCCGTGTACCTCCCCACTGTGAGCTCGTCTGCCCGTTCGTCTGCTTGcaagtgtccatccatccactgtCTTCGTCATCTGCATCTGTTCATCCTAAGCCTTCATCCTGCACTCCTGGCCTCGTCCACCCGCGATCCCACACATGCACCCGTGTGCCATCCATCCGTCCAGCTCTGGCCTCACCTGACCCCCTCGTCTACCACTCCAGCTCATCTCCCGTGGCCCGTGCCAAGCCTCATTTGTGcttccatcccttcctccttcccaacaCCATACATCCATGCCCTCTGGTTCTTTGTCCTTCCCTTTCAGCACCTATAGCTGGGAGTCCCTCATCTCATAGTGTAGGGCAGTAGAGGGTCAGAAGAGAAGGGGCTGAGTGTCCAGACTTCTGacttccctctctctggcccacaGTGGGAGGATGCCCTTGATGGATACTGTTATCGGGAACAGTCTGTAAAGACCCACCACCACTCGTGTTGCCACTATCCTCCTAGCCCTGCCCGTGATGAGTGCTTTGCCCATCGGGCTCCCTACCCCAACTATGACCGAGACATCTTGACCCTTGACCTCAGCCGAGTTACCCCCAACCTCATGGGCCATCTCTGTGGAAACGGAAGAGTTCTCACCAAGCAGTGAGTCTTGCCCggttcttccctctcttcccttcccccaaaccTTCCTTCTGGGGCATCCTCTGGGGGCACTCTTGGTAAGAGCAAAACCATGGTCTCCAAGCACCATTTTGGTGCCTAGGGATGCATAAAGACCCTGACCCTTGCCTCTTTCCCACCAACATAGTAAACAGATTCCTGGGCTAATCCGGAACATGACTGCCCACTGCTGTGACCTGCCATTTCCAGAACAGGCCTGCTGTGCTGAGGAGGAGGTGAGTGAGGGCAGCAGGGGGGTCATAGTCTCCAaaggaaagcaggggaggggagacagagggctAGCACTGCAGGCCACCCCTTCTCTTTAGTACCTCACACCCCCCGCCCACAGAAATAGAGGACTAGTGGGGAAGATCTTTTTCTTGGTTCCAGAagtcttcattcttttgtttttttttttaatgttcatttatggttgagagagagagagagaatgagcaggggaggggcagagagtgagggagacacagaatctgaagcaggctccaggctccgagctatcagcccagagcctgacgtgggactcgaactcacgaaccgtgagatcatgacctgagctgaagttggatgcttaacccactgagccacctaggcaccccccagAAGTCTTCATTCTGACCTGATCTGCTCCCTACCTCTAAGTTCTTATTATGCCTTCTCTGGGCCCCAAGCTTTAGGCATTTCCAGATGTGCACATATGTCTGTCACAAGGAATCTAGGTGTGCAAGGCAGCCTTGCACCCTCTCTGGCCCCAGGAAGGGATCCAGGGAGACAAGCCGAGAGCAAGGGGACTTTGAACACCCAAGTATTGATGCTTGACCTCCATCCAACACCTCCTTCCCCATCATCtctgctttacttttctcctttatcAGAAATCAGCCTTCATTGAGGACCTGTGTGGCCCCCGACGTAACTTCTGGCGAGACTCTGCTTTCTGCTGTAACCTGAGTCCTGGAGATGACCAGACCAACTGCTTCAACACTTACTATCTGAGGAATGTGGCTCTAGTGGCTGGAGACACTGGGGATGCCAAGGGCCAGGGGGAGCAAGGCCAACGCAGGGAAGAAATATCAGCCCCACCCCCTGAGCCCAAGGAAGAGTGAGTCACCCAGAGCCTCAGAGGATCAGATTGGGGGAACCCCACCCTCCTTGAACATTCATTACAGTAAACACCTCTTGGATTTGCCATCCTCATTGTCTTTAACGTCTCACATACAAACACACCCTTCTAAGCCTGGTAGGATTTTCTTCAGTGACTGGCCCCAGAGGCCCACTGTCCTCTGAGCAGAACCATTCCACAGGCTATGATGGTACCATAACTCAACAGCTTAACTTCACTATTTGTCATCTtgaatttattaacatatttgaACAACAGTGTCACCTTGTTAGCTAGCTATCATCATTTAAAGGCAAAAGATATGGTTTCATGTCTTGGGTAAGCCCCCAAAGTGCCATAACCCAGccctacattttaaaatcttcacTCTTGGAGTCCATACTTTGATTCATTCCATAtccatttactgaatgcctaccgATGTACACTATGCTAGACGTGGGGGATATACATCCAGAAAACACTGCCCCTTCCATCAAGTTGCTCATAACCCAGGAGCCTAACAGGTGTGTTAAGTTGTGTTGCAGGGGGCTGCCAGATAGCCTGGTCCGAGGTGGGAGTAGGGCTGAGGGCTGTATGTATATACTGGGGAAAGCCTCTGTGCGGGGGAGGTCGGAGTAGTAGTATAAGGTGCAGGGGGCAGGTAAGTCTCAGGCAGGACAGCTCAGGCAGAGAAGCACTAAGGCTGAGAGGGCCTGAGGCTTTGGTGGTCTCCCTTACAGATGTGGCTGGAATGATAAGCAGGAGGTCATCACAAATGTCTCCTCTGCAAGGGTTTAAAAGTGCATCTTGGCACCTCTGCCCACGAAGGCACTGGTGGTTTCAAGCAGGGTTCAGGGTTCAGATCTGCCTTTTGCAGCGTCTGGTAGGCAGCCAGCCTGGCAGGAACCCGGAAGTCCAGTTAGGAGAGTATCGCGCCCACgcctgaggggaggggcaggactcTTCAGCCCTCGGAGGCTGCCCCCAAGAAACAGGAGCTGGAAGAATCAGAAAGAAGACTCGTATCTCGTGGGGACAAGTCTCCAGAAAGCGGGACTTCCCTGGTCCCAGTTATGACTGTGGGGGTGAGGCAAGGACCGCCGTCCTGCCCCAACTAGGAACAAGCTGAACCCCAGCAGCTCCCAAACAGACACCTGCCTCTCGGTTCTCCCCagcctcttatttatttactttgccGGATGGCTGTTTCTAACGAAGCAGCGTCTTGGCAGCTCCCTCGCCTGTCCTTCAGCACCACGCTCAACCAGCGAGAGAGGTCGGCGCCTCGTCCCACTCCTGCGCGGGCAACTGGGGCCTAGGGCTTGGGTCACGTGTTCAAAGAACGTCTCCGCGCCTGCGCGAGCGGCCGGCGGATGTCCAGAGATCCTCCCGAAAGCCGCTGGGACCCGGGGCCTGAGCCAGGCAAGGCCGGGCCCAGTCCTCCGCTCACCCAGCCCGCGCGTGGCTCCGCCTAGGTTGGGATCAGGAAGGGGGCGGGTCCGCCGGCCGGGACCTCTCCAAAGGGCTGTGTCCCTTCGTGAGCTTCCCGGAGGTGCTTTACGGCTGCGTTTGCAAAGCGCAGCGCCAAGTACTGGAGGGCGAGTCAGAAAGGTAGGATCGCCCTTCCCACCCCTACAAGGTTACAGTCTACAGGATGGACAGGGAGGGAACCGGGAACGCGATAGTAAGCCGCGGTAATGAAAGACCATCAGGCGCTAAATAGATTGCAGGCTTCGTGAGCTGAGAGTTAAAAGAAGTAATTCTCTCTGGGGATCAGGGTAGGTGGTTGTGGATTGAGCTCAGAAGCATGGTTAGGATTGATGTTAGTTACCAAGAAAAAGGGAAAGTGTTCACATTTACGGCACTTAGTTATATAGATAAACTATTAGAGTATAATTTATTAAGCTCAGGGCAGTGGATAAAGGAGCCAGAGCCCCTAACTACTTGTTGGGGCCGTTGAAGGCTTCAAGAAGGAATTCAAGCTTGGGTAGGATTTtgcaggaagagaaggggagagtgtACAAAGCACTGGATGTATGCAGAGTTCCGCTGAAGTAAAGAGTGTCCGTTTTGTGTCAGGTAGAGTATTCTTAGGTGGTGAGACTAAGTATTCTGGCCataaagaagaccaaagcacTGACCTCAAGGATTTTTATCTCTGTGGAGACTTGAATATTTAATGATTAGATGTATTCTCAGGATTCTCTGGGAGTCTCCTAGCTTTCAGGGAGGTCTTCGCGGAGGCGGCAATAAAGCAGAAAGTGTGATTGGTATATTTGAAGAGCCAGTAAGTAGTAAAAATGATGTGGGTGGGTAACTGGGCAGGAGATTGTAAATTTAAGGGTAGTCATACTTTCTGGCAGATCTTGAAGGACTATGGAAGTCATGCCAATCTGGGTATAAGCAACTGTAAAATATTGCAAAAGAAAAGTGATGtgaacagactttttaaaaagataaattagatgGACAGACGAATAGATAAGCTAGAGAAAGGATAGCGATGGGGACCAGTTCAGAGGTTGAAATTGTAGCTCATTAATATCAGTCAAATGAGAAATTTTGAGATCCAGAGCTTTAATGGTACAGGGAGAGGACATCTGTTAGAGATATTTAAAAGATGAGAGTGAAAGAACCTGCCTGCTGCCAGAGATACCCTAAATTTGAGATTTGGGTAACTGTAAGGTAAGATgtacaggaggaggaggagcagggttTCCAGGAGGAGGACGATGAGTTCAGTTTTGGGGTCTTCAGTGGTTGGTGTCCTTAGTGAAAGAATCTTTAGAAGGTAGAtgttaggggcacccgggtggctcagtcggttgagcatcagactcttgatttctgctcaggtcatgatctcactatcgtgagatcgagccctgagtcaggctctgcatggagcctgcttgagattctctttctctctccctctgcccttcccatgcgcATGCGTGCacaactctgtctctctaaaatgaatgaatgaatgaatatatatatatatatatatatatatatatatatatatatatataacatttttaaaaagaaggaagatattaAAAGCTGCattctagaggcacctggctgggtcagtcagaagagcctgtgactcttgatctctcggttgtgagttcaagtcccacattgggtgtagagattataaataagtaagcaaccttttttttttttacaaggccTAATTCTAGGGAATTGAGTATGAATGGGAGGTGAAGAGGGGGAGGCAGCATGTGCAGCCTGCTTTTTGAATGTGCTTCTGTCCTCTAGACCAGTAGCCTACAAGACATGACACTTGGAAATCTCTTAGATCCCACACATTCAGCTTATTCAATGTgggaagatataaaaaagaaaatgtagcagTAAGTGTGTTGTAGAACCTATATGGTAGCTATATGGGTGTTCACTATACAGTCTGTCAACTTTTCTGCAGTTTTGaagtttttcataaaatattggGAAAGATAAGCGACCATCTCTACCCTCCAACTCTTCCTACCCCAGTGGGCCCCATCTCAGTAAACAGAACCACCATCTATTCAGTTGTTTAGGCAAGAGACCTGGGAatcactttccttctcccttctatTCCAGGCAGTCATCAAATCTCCTAAATAGCTCTTAAATCTGTCAACAgtgcgggtgcctgggtggctcagtcggttaagcttctgacttcagctcaggtcatggtcttgcagtctgtgagttggagccctgcatagggccctgtgctgacagttcagagcctggagcctgcttcagattctgtgtctccctctctctctgccccttccctgctcatgctctgtctgtctcaaaaatgaataaatgttggggtgcctgggtggctcagtcggttaagtgtccgacttcagctcaggtcacgatctcgcggtccgtgagttcgagccccgcgtcgggctctgggctgatggcccagagcctggagcctgcttccgattctgtgtctccctctctctctgcccctcccccgttcatgctctgtttctctctctctgtgtcaaaaataaataaacgttaaaaaaaaaataaaaaaaaaaagagtaaatgttaagaaaaaaaaagtttaaatccaTCAACAATGGAGTTGTACCTTATACCAAATTTAGGTTCTAAAAGCAGTACATAAGGCAAAAGTTACATAGTGAACATAACCTTTGGAAATCCCTTAAATCACTCAGAAGATACAGTGGCCATATTCTTATGTGCACAACTCTGTACACAAAATGTATATAGaagtatatatgtacatagtaAGGTACAGTATGTGATAAGGGTATATAATATAACATTAAGgtatttttaacttcataaaaaaaGGGAGATTGGGGCACTTTGgtagctcacttggttgagcaccgactttggcctaggtcatgatctcagttttgagCCCCACcgtggattctgtgctgacagctcagagcctagagcccggagcccgcttcagattctgtccccccacctctctctgcccctccccctctcatgctctgtctctgtctctcaaaaataaattaaaatgtataaaaaaatatttttaaagtccccttttattcctagtttgctaagagttttgttttggtttgtttttaaaaattgtgaaagtaATTTCTAgccccaatatggggctcgaactcaaccctgagatcaagagttggacactctaccaactgagccagccaggcacactcACTAAGAGTTTTGTATCATAAATATATGTcaaattgtattaaatattttccctGCAGCTATGGGGAGGATGcatgatttttcttgtttggtttgttaatatggtaaattaattagttgatttttttttaagttaaacttagcttatattactaaaataataataaacacaacTTGGACATGATGTGTCATTcgtttttatatattgctggattcaaCTTCCTACTGtatgttttagaatttttgtatcatttttcatGAATGGGATTTACCTGTGTTTATCTTCCTCATACTGCCTTTATCAGTTTTTAGTAACAAGATGACATATTTCTTGGTTTTTATGAGGTGGTCGTTTAGATGCAGCCACAGAAGAGACAGAACAGGGGCAGGGGGGAACTCACAGGTCCTAGAAACAGGAGACACAAAGCCAtttttgtagattaaaaaaaacaaacaaaacaaaacaactttcaCATTGGAAAGACACCAAagtcaggaggcagaagggatGTGAGAAGGTTTAGGCTACAGACTTTATTGGGGTTTCTGGGGAAAAGGCAAGGCAGGGGAGGGTTTAGAACTGACTAGTTGGAATAATTTTGGCCAGCTTTGGATTAGAGGGCTGGTCCCTAGCTGCCTGGCACCTAGCCCTGGGATGATTAAGGCAGAGGAGTATTGCCTCCTGGAGTGAAAAGGGcaggacagaggagggacagCTCTGGATGATGCTCTCAGCTGGGCCATCTCTTAAGAATtgtctctcggggcgcctgggtggttagtgggttaagcatctgactcttgatttcagctcaggtcacggtcagactctgtgctgacagcatagggcctccttgggattctctgtctccctctctttctggctctcccctgctcacgctctctctttcaaaaataaacattaaagagaagaagaagaagaattgtCTCTCCCAAGCCGGAAAAAATTCTTCTAGAATGTCAAAACGTAGTAATATAGAGAAAGTTttacgttggggcacctgggtggcgcagtcggttaagcgtccgacttcagccaggtcacgatctcgtggtccgtgagttcgagccccgcgtcaggctctgggctgatggctcagagcctggagcctgcttccgattctgtgtctccctctctctctgcccctcccccgttcatgctctgtctctctctgtcccaaaaataaataaacgttgaaaaaaaaaaatttaaaaaaaaaaagaaagttttacgTTATTTAAACTGGTGCATTATCTAGTTGAATCCGTGGAAcag belongs to Felis catus isolate Fca126 chromosome C1, F.catus_Fca126_mat1.0, whole genome shotgun sequence and includes:
- the ECM1 gene encoding extracellular matrix protein 1 isoform X2 translates to MGTMHRAALVLACLAVASVASSEGDFKAQGQRELGPEPLTYHIQEVGYAAPPSPPQTRALPMDHPDTPQPGFHFEGQSEVQPPPAQEANPAQEEELPPPQLPMGKKVESPLPQEAIPLQEELPPHQAPVEQKEKKPFMEHSPPEPESWNPALHCQQGRSPGGWGHRLDGFPPGRPSPDNLDQICLPTRQHVMYGPWNLPHSGYSHLTRQGETLNLVETGYSRCCRCHSHAHRLDCAKLVWENAMIRFCEAEFSVKTRPHWCCNRQGEARFSCFQEEAPRPHYQLRACPSHQPGISSGPEMPFPPGVPTLDNIKNICHLRRFRSVPRNLPATDPIQRQMQALIRLEGEFQRCCRQGNNHTCMWKAWEDALDGYCYREQSVKTHHHSCCHYPPSPARDECFAHRAPYPNYDRDILTLDLSRVTPNLMGHLCGNGRVLTKHKQIPGLIRNMTAHCCDLPFPEQACCAEEEKSAFIEDLCGPRRNFWRDSAFCCNLSPGDDQTNCFNTYYLRNVALVAGDTGDAKGQGEQGQRREEISAPPPEPKEE
- the ECM1 gene encoding extracellular matrix protein 1 isoform X3, whose protein sequence is MDHPDTPQPGFHFEGQSEVQPPPAQEANPAQEEELPPPQLPMGKKVESPLPQEAIPLQEELPPHQAPVEQKEIDPPFPHQEEMTFPSKQREEKPFMEHSPPEPESWNPALHCQQGRSPGGWGHRLDGFPPGRPSPDNLDQICLPTRQHVMYGPWNLPHSGYSHLTRQGETLNLVETGYSRCCRCHSHAHRLDCAKLVWENAMIRFCEAEFSVKTRPHWCCNRQGEARFSCFQEEAPRPHYQLRACPSHQPGISSGPEMPFPPGVPTLDNIKNICHLRRFRSVPRNLPATDPIQRQMQALIRLEGEFQRCCRQGNNHTCMWKAWEDALDGYCYREQSVKTHHHSCCHYPPSPARDECFAHRAPYPNYDRDILTLDLSRVTPNLMGHLCGNGRVLTKHKQIPGLIRNMTAHCCDLPFPEQACCAEEEKSAFIEDLCGPRRNFWRDSAFCCNLSPGDDQTNCFNTYYLRNVALVAGDTGDAKGQGEQGQRREEISAPPPEPKEE
- the ECM1 gene encoding extracellular matrix protein 1 isoform X4; protein product: MGTMHRAALVLACLAVASVASSEGDFKAQGQRELGPEPLTYHIQEVGYAAPPSPPQTRALPMDHPDTPQPGFHFEGQSEVQPPPAQEANPAQEEELPPPQLPMGKKVESPLPQEAIPLQEELPPHQAPVEQKEIDPPFPHQEEMTFPSKQREEKPFMEHSPPEPESWNPALHCQQGRSPGGWGHRLDGFPPGRPSPDNLDQICLPTRQHVMYGPWNLPHSGYSHLTRQGETLNLVETGYSRCCRCHSHAHRLDCAKLVWEDALDGYCYREQSVKTHHHSCCHYPPSPARDECFAHRAPYPNYDRDILTLDLSRVTPNLMGHLCGNGRVLTKHKQIPGLIRNMTAHCCDLPFPEQACCAEEEKSAFIEDLCGPRRNFWRDSAFCCNLSPGDDQTNCFNTYYLRNVALVAGDTGDAKGQGEQGQRREEISAPPPEPKEE
- the ECM1 gene encoding extracellular matrix protein 1 isoform X1; translation: MGTMHRAALVLACLAVASVASSEGDFKAQGQRELGPEPLTYHIQEVGYAAPPSPPQTRALPMDHPDTPQPGFHFEGQSEVQPPPAQEANPAQEEELPPPQLPMGKKVESPLPQEAIPLQEELPPHQAPVEQKEIDPPFPHQEEMTFPSKQREEKPFMEHSPPEPESWNPALHCQQGRSPGGWGHRLDGFPPGRPSPDNLDQICLPTRQHVMYGPWNLPHSGYSHLTRQGETLNLVETGYSRCCRCHSHAHRLDCAKLVWENAMIRFCEAEFSVKTRPHWCCNRQGEARFSCFQEEAPRPHYQLRACPSHQPGISSGPEMPFPPGVPTLDNIKNICHLRRFRSVPRNLPATDPIQRQMQALIRLEGEFQRCCRQGNNHTCMWKAWEDALDGYCYREQSVKTHHHSCCHYPPSPARDECFAHRAPYPNYDRDILTLDLSRVTPNLMGHLCGNGRVLTKHKQIPGLIRNMTAHCCDLPFPEQACCAEEEKSAFIEDLCGPRRNFWRDSAFCCNLSPGDDQTNCFNTYYLRNVALVAGDTGDAKGQGEQGQRREEISAPPPEPKEE
- the LOC123379087 gene encoding uncharacterized protein LOC123379087, encoding MSWDRRPAPTRNKLNPSSSQTDTCLSVLPSLLFIYFAGWLFLTKQRLGSSLACPSAPRSTSERGRRLVPLLRGQLGPRAWVTCSKNVSAPARAAGGCPEILPKAAGTRGLSQARPGPVLRSPSPRVAPPRLGSGRGRVRRPGPLQRAVSLRELPGGALRLRLQSAAPSTGGRVRKALARELQDGGDQRLDGSTGPRCSHVQGPARESNMHPQPVIQDAWLLVTCLPASPRQQPPEKAPVACEVGKLDTVVSRRSEVTEQQLSVSKATRPPNGRTGTGVWISAIP